The DNA window ATACATACTCAGAGAAAATTCCTCCAGATAATGTTTGACTATAAGGTACTGCTGTAGAAACATCAGTATCAGCGTCAAGATTTATAAGTTTAAATAAAACACCGTCATTACTAGAATCATTCCAGATACCATTAAAGTTTCCAAATTCAGAAACTGAAGTCGTTACAGCATTTGCAGCATCAACAGCTTCTTGATACTGACCATTGTATAAATACACTCTAGACAATAAACCATTTACAGCATCAACTGTAAAACGTTCTAAACCATTATCAGGTGAAATTTTAGTACTAGCAGTTTCTAAATCATTAATTACAGAAGTGTATACTTGAGCAACTGTATTTCTTGCAACTGTCTGACGAATATCAGAACTAGTCATTACTGAAATACCTAATGATGCATTAGCACCTCCATCTTGTGTTGGTATCTTACCAAACACGTTATTAATATCAAAATGAGCCAATCCTCTAGCAGCTAAACATTGAGCTTCAATGTTATCTTTTTGAGCTCCAGCAGGTAATTTATCTATATTTTCTAAGATAAAATTAGCATGTTGAACTACATCATAAGCATTAGCCATGAAATTAGCTCTTGTATTATTAGGATTGTATCTCCACTCATATGTTGTTCTTTGAGTTTGTCTTGCGTCTAAATTGATGATTAAGTTATCAGCTAATACATCAGGAAATGACATGAAGTCAGCTCCATAGTAAGTAGATTCAATCATCATACTATATAAACCATTTACAGCGATTTCAAAATCACCTGGATTATTTAGTGCAACTTCTGCACCCACTGAAGAAAATGGGTTCAGATTTAAGTTATCTTGATCACACGAGCTCATGAATACCATGGCAAATATCGTGCTTAAAAGTATTGTGTATTTTTTCATCTTTTTCATATTTTTTAAAATTGTATATCAAATCCAACTGCTATAGTAGCTGTTGTAGGATAACTATATAAAGCAAACTCTCCAGGAATTGTACCTACAGCTGCTGTTTGAGTTTCACCTGAACCGACACCAACTTCTGGATCACCTTTAAATTCTGGCGCATATGTCCATAAGTTTGTACCTGCAGCATAAATTCTTACGTTATCTAATGCCATAGCATCAGTAAAACGTTTTGGTAAACTATATCCAATTTGTAATGAACGTAATCTAATATAATCACCTTTTTGTAAGAATCTATCAGATGTTTGACTAGCATCAGCAGCAAATCCAGCTGAAGATGGTCTTGGTAATACATTTGTATCTCCTGGATTTCTCCAGTAGTTAAATGCATCTATTCTTTGGTTTTGACTTTCAATACCATCACCATCAGCTAACATGTTTTGCTCAGGAATGTTATAGATGTAATTTCCAACTTTCCAGTAGAAATTAGCATTTAAATCCCAACCTTTATATTGAACACTAGTACCAAAACTACCATCCATATCAGCAAAAGGAGATTTACCTGAAAGTGCAACTTCGTTACCTGCAGCAACATTTGTTACATTACCATCAGTATCTAAATATAAAGCTTCACCATTTGCAGGATTAACTCCAGCATAACGTGTTAAGAAGAATGTATTTACTTCTTCACCTACTCTTAATACAGAATAGAAATTGGCAGATGTAAACAAATCACTTTCATTATCAGGAGTATTAGGATCATCAGTATTAACTAACTTAGTAACTTCATTATCATAAAGGTTTAAGTTCGCATTTAATGTCCATCTGAAATCTTCAGTTCTGATAACATCACCAGCCAATTCAAATTCCCATCCTTTGTTTACCATTTCACCTAAGTTACCTGTAACAGTTGGTCCACCAACAGAGAAAGGTAATTGTTCATTTAATAGTAATTCTGAAGTTGTTCTGTTATAGTAATCAACTAAACCTCTTACTCTATTATTAAGTAATCCGAATTCAATACCAACACCATAGTTACTATTCTCTTCCCAACCTAAGTTTGGATCACCAAAGTTAGCTGGTTCAAGAGTATTTACACCATTATAAGCAAAATAACCATAAGTAGTAATTGAAGCATAACGACCAATTTGATCATTACCAGAAGTACCATAAGAAGCTCTTAACTTTAATGTATTAATAGTATTACTCTTAAAGAATGCTTCATTATTAATATTCCATGCTAAAGATCCACTCCAGAACGTACCATACTTAGTATTAGCACCGAATCTTGAAGACCCATCACGTCTAATAGTTGCTGTTGCAATATATCTATTATCATAGTTATAATCAACATTACCAGCTACAGAGAATAAAGCATATTCGCTTCTAGTTCCACCTACAGAAGCAGGAGTTGCAGCCACATCTAATACAACAGGACCTCCAACTACGAAACCATCACCTTCTGCTAAATAAGATCTAAAGTTAT is part of the Psychroserpens ponticola genome and encodes:
- a CDS encoding RagB/SusD family nutrient uptake outer membrane protein codes for the protein MKKYTILLSTIFAMVFMSSCDQDNLNLNPFSSVGAEVALNNPGDFEIAVNGLYSMMIESTYYGADFMSFPDVLADNLIINLDARQTQRTTYEWRYNPNNTRANFMANAYDVVQHANFILENIDKLPAGAQKDNIEAQCLAARGLAHFDINNVFGKIPTQDGGANASLGISVMTSSDIRQTVARNTVAQVYTSVINDLETASTKISPDNGLERFTVDAVNGLLSRVYLYNGQYQEAVDAANAVTTSVSEFGNFNGIWNDSSNDGVLFKLINLDADTDVSTAVPYSQTLSGGIFSEYVCDFGLFNLYTAQDVRTGTFIEQSPFDGVLYNHVIIHNNSSINVGAGVVDIKVIRAAEVQLNKAEALAEMNQDGLALAALDLVRAQRYVAPSGGETGQALKDAIQLERRLELAFQGHRFFDIKRQGLPIQRTNAGQLADGTGSTPLFTTLPAGDCKFELAIPVTEINVNPASSQNPCY